TTAAGGTTGTATTAAATAATTCAGGTCCAAGCGCAATGGAAGTATATTGAGTCATATCTGATAAAATTGAAGCTACTTCTTGCAGAATTTCTTCTGTTTTATTCAGTCTCTTCTTAAAATAATTTTTAATAGATACTATCTCTTGATTTTTTGACTTCGTTAAACTAATGAGATGATCCACAAAATATCTGTAACCTTTATGAGAGGGAATACGTCCAGCAGAGGTATGAGGTTGTTCTAAAAAACCCATTTCCTCTAAGTCAGACATTTCGTTTCTTATCGTAGCAGGACTAAACCCAACATCACTGCGTTTTGATATGCTTCTTGAACCAATTGGCTCTGCAGAGTGAATATAATCATTCACAATCGCACTTAAGATCATTCTCTGACGTTCTGTTAGCATTACTTCCCCTCCTTATTGTTACCCACAAAAGTGAGGTATAAAATATACGCCAAAAAGTGAAAACATCTCAAAATTGAATCTCTTCAAGAACTAAAATTAAAATGAACTTTTACCTTATCGTTAGCACTCATTCAAGTCGAGTGCTAATCACTAATAACAAAATACCAAATCAAATCATGTGTTGTCAAGTGAATCCAGTCTTTTTAACACAGCAATTTCATCACAGCAGTCTTGTTTTTTAAAATTATAGTGAAGAAATAAACTCAGCAAACACTTCATTTCCGAGCAATATTCCTCTTTTTGTTAATCTAAACCCGTTTTCAGTTGATTCTAACAGTTGATGGTTGATTAATTTATTCAGTTGCTTCTTAAATACTTGATCCATAGAATGTGAAAACTGTTGAATGAAATCTTCTTTGTTGACACCTTCCATCAAACGTAATCCAACCATCATAAAATCTTCCATTGCTTCATTTGGACTAACTTGATGTTCTTCTATTACAGGAAGCCCTTGATTAACGGCATCCAAATAATCTTGTACGCCTCTTACGTTCATATATCTTGTTCCTTGCATATAACTATGAGCTCCCGCACCTATACCGTAATAACTTTGATTGTTCCAATACATCTTATTATGATTGCTTTCAAAACCAGGTTTTGCAAAATTACTGATTTCATACTGTTGATATCCAGCTTCATTTAACCGGTTCATAATCAGTAAAAACATATTCAGTTCTTCCTCTTCAGCAGGAAGAGGCAATTTATCTTTCTGATACAAGGAATGGAAAACTGTGTTTTCTTCTACTTTTAAACTGTATATAGAATAATGCTGTAAATCTAGTGATAAGGCTTGATTTAAGCTTTCTTCCATATTTTTCAAAGTTTGATTTGGAAGACCAAACATTAAATCAATGGATAAATTATCAAAACCTATTTCTTTAGCATTTTTGATACTTTCATATACTTCAAAAGTATCATGGATTCTCCCTATATCCTTTAATATATCATTTTGAAATGACTGAACTCCAAAGCTGATGCGGTTCACTCCACCTGATTTCATGACTTTTAATTTTTCTACGTCCGTAGTACCTGGGTTTGCTTCCATTGTAAATTCAAGCTGTTCATGTTGATTTGGAAAATAATGATTCACTAATTGTAAAAAACTTTTCATTTGTTGAGGGTCTAAAATCGTAGGCGTTCCACCCCCTACAAAAATCGTTTCTATCTGTCCTGGTGGAAACTTCTCAACTGTAGCTTTTAGTTCTTTTTCCAATGCTACTAAATATTCATCGATAGGTGGTACTGGAAGTGCATACGTATTAAAATCGCAGTAATAACATTTATGTTTACAAAAGGGAATATGAATATATACAGCCTTTGCGGCAGAAGAATTGAAAGTAGTCATGATCAACATCCTTTTGGTTATACCAACTAATATAGGCTAAAAAAATAAAACAATGGTTCCAACGATTAAACAATACACTGTAAAAATAATTAGATTACCTCTTTGCATAATACCCATAAACCATTTCAGTGAAAAATATGAAGCAATTAATGCACCAAGAAAGGCTAGAACATAAGGAATGATTCTTGACTCTATTTCGGGTTCACTCATCATATCGGACATTCCAAACACCATGACTCCAACGCTGATTGGGATGTACAAAAAGAAAGAAAAACGCATCGCCGTCTCTTGTTTCCATCCCCTAGCAAGTGCTGCAACAATGGTTGCCCCTGAACGACTAATCCCTGGTATTAATGCGATAGCTTGTGCTAGACCAACGATTATCGCGTCTAATAAAGTAATATTCTGGTCGCTTTTTCTGCCTCTTAAATTTCTGATAAACCACAATGCTATACCTGTAATAATTAATGCAGCACCTATAATTTTCACATCATTTTCATTAAATGCCCCTGAAATGAAGTCTTCTAAAGTGATTCCTAATATCGCCGCGGGAATAGTAGCAATCAATAAATATACAACAAACATAAAATCTTTTTTATATTTGATGTCCTTCGTTTGTAAAAATTTAAAGCTTTGTTTTGATATATGAATTAAATCAGATCTATAAATGAGAAGCACTGCAAGTAAGGAAGCAAAATTCACTAAGATTTCAAAACTTAATCCTTCAACTTCTATCCCAAACCAGTGCCTTGCCAATAAAACATGTCCACTGGAAGATACAGGAATAGGCTCAGTGAATCCTTGTAAAACACCTAAAAACATATATTTAATTAATTCCCAAATATCCATATAGACCTCTCCCATATAATCAATGCTCGTTCATTCCAATTAAAAGACCGAGAGAATTTTCTCGGCCTTCCGTCATTCATTATCTTCTATCACCATTTCAGATTAACTATTCATCTAACTTTAAAACAGACATAAATGCTTCTTGCGGAACTTCAACATTTCCCACTTGTTTCATTCGTTTTTTACCTTCTTTTTGTTTTTCAAGTAGTTTTCTCTTTCTTGAAATGTCACCGCCATAACATTTTGCAAGTACGTTTTTACGCATTGCTTTTACCGTTTCACGTGCTATTATTTTTTGACCTATAGCTGCTTGAATAGGTACCTCAAACATTTGGCGAGGAATCAGATCCTTTAATTTCCCGCATATTGCACGTCCTCTATAAAAGGCTTTATCTCTGTGGACAATAAAAGACAGAGCATCCACCTGTTCACTGTTTAATAAGATATCCATTTTTACTAATTTTGATTTTTTATAATCAGAAACCTCATAATCGAAGGAAGCATACCCTTTTGTACTGGATTTCAAAATATCAAAAAAGTCATAAACCACCTCAGACAGTGGTATATCATAAATCACTTGTACTCGGTTTGTATCCAGATACTCCATGTTGATAAAATCACCGCGTTTATTTTGACATAAGTCCATTACAGACCCCACAAAGTCATTAGGTACAATAATTGAAGCTTTCACGTAAGGCTCTTCTATATAATCGACTTTTTGCGGATCAGGCATGTTAGACGGATTGTCAATTTCAATCATTTCACCACTAGTTTGAGTCACTCTAAATATGACACTCGGTGCCGTAGTGATTAATGGTATGTTAAACTCACGTTCTATGCGCTCTTGGATAATCTCCATATGCAGCAAGCCTAAAAATCCACAACGGAATCCAAATCCTAATGCACTTGAGGTCTCAGGTTCATATTTTAAAGATGCATCATTCAGTTCTAGCTTTTCCAAAGCTTCTCTAAGATCATTATAATCGGCTGTATCGATCGGATACAATCCACAATACACCATAGGGTTAATTTTTCTATACCCTGACAATGCTTCTAGTGCAGGATGAGTGGCATCTGTAACCGTATCCCCTACTCTTGTGTCCTTGACGTTTTTAATCCCTGCTACAATAAAACCAACATCACCTACTTGAAGCTCATCTACGATAGACATATTGGGTTTAAATGCTCCTACTTCAATGACCTCAAACGTTTTATCCGTAGCCATCATTTTAATTTTAGTCCCTGATTTAATGGATCCATCAATAACACGCACATACACAATGACACCTTTATATGCATCATAATGTGAATCAAATATCAATGCTTTCAATGGATTGTTAGCATCCCCTGTTGGTGCTGGAACTTTGGATACAACCTGTTCAAGAATATCTTCAATACCAATGCCTGCTTTAGCTGAAGCTAAAACAGCATCACTTGCATCCAGGCCAATTACATCTTCAACCTCCTGCTTAACCCTTTCAGGTTCAGCACTTGGTAAATCAATTTTATTGATAACTGGCAATATTTCTAAATTATTGTCCAAAGCCAAATACACGTTAGCTAAGGTTTGAGCTTCCGTGCCCTGTGCTGCGTCTACTACAAGCAAAGCTCCTTCACAAGCCGCCAAACTACGAGAAACCTCATATGTAAAGTCGACATGTCCTGGAGTGTCAATTAAATTAAGAATATATTCCTGACCATCCTTCGCAGTATAGTTTAATCGGACAGCCTGTAATTTTATTGTAATGCCGCGTTCCCTCTCCAAATCCATCTTGTCCAATACTTGATCCTGCATTTCTCTTGAGGTTAACGCGCCTGTAAATTCTAAAATTCGATCTGCTAAAGTAGATTTTCCATGATCAATGTGTGCTATAATTGAAAAATTTCGAATACGACTTTGTCTTTCATGTACGTCTGTCATGCTAAACCCCCATAAATTACTTGCAAATATACATTCCCTTTATTATACCACAAGTGTATGTAAAGTGAACATTGCTTACAATTGGAGGTTAGGAAAACAGGGCATGAAATACAGAAACTATGACTTCAATACCTTTATGTGCAGTCGATTGGAGAACATTTCCGATTTTAACACTTAATCCAGAAGATTCTTCCGTAGGAGTGGTCAAACTTAACCTTGGGGAATCCTCCTCTTCTTCAGCGGATATCTCATCATCCGATTTTTGATTTTCTGATTGGATCTCACTTGAAGTGGAAATCTCCTCTGCCCCCGTCTCCAAGGGACCATGAATTTCTTCAATACCTTGTTTAGCAAGCTCAACACCAAAAAAAACACAAAAACTAACAATAAAAAATAAAAGCAATAGTTGGATACTAAATCGAGCCATAACATTAACCTCCCACTCCAGTATCTACCTTCTCAGCCTCCCAAACGATATCTGATAAAGCTTTTGCTAAAAGATCGATTGTCCGATTTGATTCCTCGATCGTATTTTCAACGCCTCCAACTTCAATAACAATACTATTTGGAGAAAACGACTGATTATATTCACCGTTACCATCAGTACTTGACTTTGACCAGATACCACGAGAAATACCAGGATATTGTTTTTCTATAGCATCATGAATCTTGGTCGCAAAAGCTTCATTAGCTCTCCAGTTTGGGTTACTTGCTCCGATGATAAAATAAAATTTGGCATAATCAACTCCATCAATATTGATTGTTGTTACTTCTCTCCCTTGGCTGTCCCTATGAATATCTATAAAATAATTAAATGTAGGGTTTACAGCAAATGCTTCTTCTACTGTTTTTAAAGAATATTTGTATGAGAAGTTCCAATTGTATCCCCCTACACTCTCTTCATAATCTTTATCTGAACTAACTGCTACAATTCCTAAATTTTTTAAGGATTTTTCTAATCGTTTACCTAAAGCTGTTACATTCGTTTTCCCATCGTAAACTTGACCCGATTCTGTCAACCAAGATTCTCTATTATGTGAATGGTATATAAAAACAAGAGGGTTACCATCCGCTGCAACTTTAACTTCTTGATCTTCTACATTTAAGTTGTCATCACTTGAGCCTGGTTCAGTGGTCTGGTCTATAGTATCCTCTTGGGGTTGAGTTTCTATAATTGGATCTAGTTTTTGAAGATTTTCATCATTGTTTTCATTAAAATCAAAATGAGTCGGAGGTAAATCAAGTGGTTCTACTACATCATTTTTATCTGATCCTCCTCGAAGTAAAACTACTTTTTCAAAAGCAAGGCCTGGGACTTCACTTGCAAGCAAACTTTTGGGATCATTTGGATTAATGCTAGTCATATATCTAAACAAAAAATTAAGAACATTTTTTTGAGAAAATGTAGTGCTATTTAACCCACTTTTCATTTGTGGTATTTCTACTGCCATCATATCCACAAAAAATTGACTTGATACAGAAGTACCTAACCCCTGCATTGTAACAATAGGAGATGTAACCATTTTTGATTGAGTATAACTTCCAATGGAAAGCATCAGAAACATTGTGAGTGTTCCTAAGGATAAAGTAATAAAAACTCTTAATATCACCCCGAAAATAGTAGATTGGTTCATAATCTCTCCTCCAAAGCAGCATGTCTTATTTGAATCTATCTATTTATAATCTATGAATTTGAAAAAAAGATAGAACCTATTTTTCAAATGGATTGTAATTCAAAAAAGTTATAATTGTGCAGGCAAAAAAAGCAAAAGATCACCTGTCGGTGATCTTTTGAAAATAACAATTTAAATATTTTTAGTCACATAGTATATTTTCCATTCATTTGTGATGGCATTTTTTTGTAAATGAAAAGTATATACTACAATCTGGTTTTTATTGTGTTTTGTTGTCAAAATTACTTTAATTGGGATTTCTAACCACAAATCCT
The window above is part of the Chengkuizengella sediminis genome. Proteins encoded here:
- the hemW gene encoding radical SAM family heme chaperone HemW, with product MTTFNSSAAKAVYIHIPFCKHKCYYCDFNTYALPVPPIDEYLVALEKELKATVEKFPPGQIETIFVGGGTPTILDPQQMKSFLQLVNHYFPNQHEQLEFTMEANPGTTDVEKLKVMKSGGVNRISFGVQSFQNDILKDIGRIHDTFEVYESIKNAKEIGFDNLSIDLMFGLPNQTLKNMEESLNQALSLDLQHYSIYSLKVEENTVFHSLYQKDKLPLPAEEEELNMFLLIMNRLNEAGYQQYEISNFAKPGFESNHNKMYWNNQSYYGIGAGAHSYMQGTRYMNVRGVQDYLDAVNQGLPVIEEHQVSPNEAMEDFMMVGLRLMEGVNKEDFIQQFSHSMDQVFKKQLNKLINHQLLESTENGFRLTKRGILLGNEVFAEFISSL
- a CDS encoding undecaprenyl-diphosphate phosphatase, yielding MDIWELIKYMFLGVLQGFTEPIPVSSSGHVLLARHWFGIEVEGLSFEILVNFASLLAVLLIYRSDLIHISKQSFKFLQTKDIKYKKDFMFVVYLLIATIPAAILGITLEDFISGAFNENDVKIIGAALIITGIALWFIRNLRGRKSDQNITLLDAIIVGLAQAIALIPGISRSGATIVAALARGWKQETAMRFSFFLYIPISVGVMVFGMSDMMSEPEIESRIIPYVLAFLGALIASYFSLKWFMGIMQRGNLIIFTVYCLIVGTIVLFF
- the lepA gene encoding translation elongation factor 4, producing MTDVHERQSRIRNFSIIAHIDHGKSTLADRILEFTGALTSREMQDQVLDKMDLERERGITIKLQAVRLNYTAKDGQEYILNLIDTPGHVDFTYEVSRSLAACEGALLVVDAAQGTEAQTLANVYLALDNNLEILPVINKIDLPSAEPERVKQEVEDVIGLDASDAVLASAKAGIGIEDILEQVVSKVPAPTGDANNPLKALIFDSHYDAYKGVIVYVRVIDGSIKSGTKIKMMATDKTFEVIEVGAFKPNMSIVDELQVGDVGFIVAGIKNVKDTRVGDTVTDATHPALEALSGYRKINPMVYCGLYPIDTADYNDLREALEKLELNDASLKYEPETSSALGFGFRCGFLGLLHMEIIQERIEREFNIPLITTAPSVIFRVTQTSGEMIEIDNPSNMPDPQKVDYIEEPYVKASIIVPNDFVGSVMDLCQNKRGDFINMEYLDTNRVQVIYDIPLSEVVYDFFDILKSSTKGYASFDYEVSDYKKSKLVKMDILLNSEQVDALSFIVHRDKAFYRGRAICGKLKDLIPRQMFEVPIQAAIGQKIIARETVKAMRKNVLAKCYGGDISRKRKLLEKQKEGKKRMKQVGNVEVPQEAFMSVLKLDE
- a CDS encoding DUF3679 domain-containing protein, with the protein product MARFSIQLLLLFFIVSFCVFFGVELAKQGIEEIHGPLETGAEEISTSSEIQSENQKSDDEISAEEEEDSPRLSLTTPTEESSGLSVKIGNVLQSTAHKGIEVIVSVFHALFS
- the spoIIP gene encoding stage II sporulation protein P; the protein is MNQSTIFGVILRVFITLSLGTLTMFLMLSIGSYTQSKMVTSPIVTMQGLGTSVSSQFFVDMMAVEIPQMKSGLNSTTFSQKNVLNFLFRYMTSINPNDPKSLLASEVPGLAFEKVVLLRGGSDKNDVVEPLDLPPTHFDFNENNDENLQKLDPIIETQPQEDTIDQTTEPGSSDDNLNVEDQEVKVAADGNPLVFIYHSHNRESWLTESGQVYDGKTNVTALGKRLEKSLKNLGIVAVSSDKDYEESVGGYNWNFSYKYSLKTVEEAFAVNPTFNYFIDIHRDSQGREVTTINIDGVDYAKFYFIIGASNPNWRANEAFATKIHDAIEKQYPGISRGIWSKSSTDGNGEYNQSFSPNSIVIEVGGVENTIEESNRTIDLLAKALSDIVWEAEKVDTGVGG